From one Dysidea avara chromosome 9, odDysAvar1.4, whole genome shotgun sequence genomic stretch:
- the LOC136265746 gene encoding UPF0690 protein C1orf52 homolog has protein sequence MTSPTDPLSFFAQDTSSSESEDEESKKPAVVEDSSESESEFTSTGQRKLTAPDKLFADVNKPDFLNTPQYLDWDKYTKNLPEDNIHETENYAAIPPPKEGIMLTSGETITGQAVKYSDPETDKTRDLGSTKILDVNASIELGMKRTQATEDDSSAKKAKVETFREKERRKRNMGMQSRGKSYVEEEKRILRQQFSTDQQLN, from the coding sequence ATGACTAGCCCAACCGATCCTTTATCGTTTTTCGCCCAAGACACGTCCAGCTCCGAATCTGAAGATGAAGAATCTAAGAAGCCGGCTGTGGTAGAAGATAGTTCAGAGAGCGAGTCAGAATTTACCAGCACCGGACAACGAAAGTTAACCGCACCAGATAAGTTATTTGCAGACGTTAACAAGCCAGACTTTCTCAATACACCACAGTACCTAGACTGGGATAAGTACACAAAGAATCTACCAGAGGATAATATACATGAGACTGAAAACTATGCAGCTATCCCTCCTCCTAAAGAGGGAATAATGCTGACTTCAGGTGAAACAATCACAGGGCAAGCAGTGAAGTATAGTGACCCTGAAACTGATAAAACAAGGGACCTTGGTAGTACTAAAATATTGGACGTTAATGCTAGCATTGAATTAGGTATGAAGCGGACACAAGCAACAGAAGACGATAGCAGTGCTAAGAAAGCAAAAGTTGAGACATTTAGAGAGAAAGAAAGGCGTAAGAGAAACATGGGCATGCAGTCAAGAGGTAAAAGTTATGTTGAGGAAGAAAAAAGAATTTTACGACAACAGTTTTCGACTGATCAACAACTTAACTGA
- the LOC136265745 gene encoding cilia- and flagella-associated protein 77-like, with the protein MSAKVKDLNTVGVQRESDNQLLVKPELGKIRSRCYSLPGEEFTYGVRSTSLDGGVAEAVSHWYLHKKSVKAEAKRPERDFVALNIGACKSGLTTAQEQSQFRSINDIRRKPPEIEPRSQKPTFPDDMTFGIATRPSTPLFELLENRYQQRWIEEQRKADERSRKIEYDKKLHGKVYETRASLLRKYSEPVDPPPYWKISRFTKVPPKLQSFRTDKAKSAAFVQHASDSTSRTGIFGHGIYTAAKS; encoded by the exons ATGAGTGCCAAAGTGAAGGATCTTAACACAGTGGGAGTTCAGCGAGAGTCTGATAACCAGTTATTAGTCAAG CCTGAACTAGGGAAGATACGATCACGTTGCTACTCGCTACCTGGTGAAGAATTCACTTATGGAGTAAGGAGCACCTCGCTCGACGGTGGAGTCGCAGAAG CTGTGTCACACTGGTACTTACACAAGAAGTCAGTGAAGGCTGAAGCTAAACGGCCAGAGAGAGATTTTGTTGCACTGAATATTGGGGCATGTAAATCAGGTCTCACTACTGCCCAAGAACAATCACAGTTTAGGTCAATAAATGATATCAGAAGAAAACCACCAGAAATTGAACCAAGATCACAAAAGCCCACTTTTCCAGATGATATGACATTTGGAATTGCAACCAG ACCATCTACACCACTTTTTGAATTACTAGAGAACAGATATCAACAAAGATGGATAGAGGAGCAACGAAAAGCTGATGAACGGTCAAGGAAGATTGAGTACGATAAG AAATTACATGGTAAAGTTTATGAAACTCGTGCGTCACTTTTGAGAAAGTATTCTGAGCCAGTTGACCCTCCCCCATATTGGAAAATTTCAAGATTTACAAAG GTACCACCCAAATTGCAATCATTCCGAACAGATAAGGCAAAATCGGCTGCATTTGTTCAACATGCGTCAGACTCTACATCACGGACTGGAATATTTGGTCATGGGATTTACACGGCAGCTAAATCATAG
- the LOC136265743 gene encoding coiled-coil domain-containing protein 18-like isoform X2: MYAEDTKSSIQTKPQSYGFTMYSPVRSPSSSPGKPLTMDDLSSDHHTSLRSSGEAKELADLQQKLFNMRTENSQLVSQNHRLLSELEDSSHQLLMANSKITSLHHHMTKGSTTAGQSTSWDQQQMISAVVERDAAASRVTQLEREIGSLKNELSQHQKSSSSTAKQVAGILDKERREWDMRQSEMVKQVADLQEECCRLREAHSLAEDRVLQSRAESYEPSHFLYSSGFHSFPSHSTPTQQPATSYKSHDLSLSAPTTGTAPVLRYTSVDHLLTSKGHVEPVRPFSHLRDLQEHLKESTLKSTRDALANDLERSKCQIKEFEGKVTMLDSQLKEKSTVMESYVKELSGLRNQVAKIKRNQERELNQLRDTHAKELQQVRISHSEEYEQMEAQVMQYKRSCDIKEALVSQLQTELQAVHSESQSHARNVTSLQSELEHEKLSYQEAMLNLSTEVRLGEARVTQLEKALEACRSELQGHVSKIEADSAHHEDVVRAYKHQVNLLQSELAKAHSNLEDANQEIESIQTELRNSEERCNASELSHRKCEAEMKLYKSEFEKLSSGVQQLQANNSKELANLKQQLAQSESLRNSLVQQVYSLHQNAKELTSCKEELAALHKSHCSEVGQLKGQLSSTKLELSSVSESCKSKEEELNFELRQSEAKCSELQNTLSDLQGNLSKRSQQVNDLDVALRSHQADTTSRRLQLERALTQRQADLRSRTQEVDDLKQSLTLAKETIQSATAEKEMMQSSFTKQMEKKSLKINELSNSLQGKEQQIKQLEAMIADMKKELHEGKVEQFQAEETRQVKEKHLQASKELVEKEVNKVKKQLDSVQEQHVSQMQRLQESHARALASRDQQSSAHRLQVQQMQENESRRIEELSRCRAQVTNLSAELAAERLVSEEARQQVTLLGAETARLQAQVASLQRAVGTSFTSKQQSPHSSIHVHQETMKHNISHKENTVAGSPNLSHKLSGTVPFPSHVSTSVARRTPSLSSSDTESILTSEVEFKVLPSQIATTKMPNQFDNTRRKKGDVFEV, from the exons ATGTACGCGGAAGATACGAAGTCATCGATACAAACCAAACCCCAGAGCTATGGATTCACAATGTACAG TCCAGTACGATCTCCTAGCAGTTCTCCTGGTAAGCCACTGACGATGGATGATCTCTCGTCTGACCACCACACCTCACTGAGATCATCTGGTGAGGCCAAAGAG CTGGCTGACTTGCAACAGAAGCTATTTAACATGAGAACTGAGAATTCTCAGCTCGTGTCTCAGAATCATCGTCTGCTGTCTGAATTGGAGGACTCTTCACATCAACTGCTCATGGCCAACAGCAAG ATTACATCACTTCATCATCACATGACCAAGGGAAGCACAACAGCTGGGCAGAGTACTAGCTGGGACCAGCAACAGATGATCAG TGCTGTAGTGGAGAGGGACGCTGCTGCTAGTCGAGTGACACAGCTGGAGAGAGAAATTGGTAGCTTGAAGAATGAGCTGTCACAG CATCAGAAGTCATCAAGCAGCACAGCAAAACAGGTGGCTGGAATACTGGACAAGGAGAGGAGAGAGTGGGACATGAGACAGTCAGAGATGGTGAAGCAAGTTGCTGACCTGCAGGAAGAGTGTTG TCGGTTGAGGGAGGCACACAGCCTGGCAGAAGACAGGGTCCTTCAGAGTCGAGCAGAAAGTTACGAG CCATCCCACTTCCTCTACTCATCTGGTTTCCACAGTTTCCCATCTCACTCGACACCCACACAGCAGCCAGCGACATCATACAAGTCACATGACCTCTCATTGTCTGCCCCTACTACTGGAACAGCACCTGTTTTAAGATACACCTCTGTGGATCATTTGTTGACGAGTAAAGGACATGTTGAGCCAGTCAGGCCCTTCAGTCATCTTCGTGATCTTCAGGAGCACTTAAAGGAGTCCACGCTAAAGAGCACTCGAGATGCATTAGCCAATGATTTGGAGAGGTCAAAGTGCCAGATAAAAGAgtttgaaggaaaa GTTACCATGCTGGATTCACAGCTCAAGGAGAAGTCTACAGTGATGGAAAGTTATGTCAAAGAGTTGTCAGGGCTAAGGAACCAGGTAGCTAAGATCAAGAGAAATCAGGAGAGGGAGTTAAATCAGTTAAGAGATACTCACGCAAAAGAGTTGCAACAG GTGAGGATCAGTCACAGTGAAGAGTATGAGCAGATGGAGGCTCAGGTGATGCAGTACAAGAGATCATGTGATATCAAGGAGGCTCTAGTGTCACAGCTACAAACTGAATTACAAG CCGTACACTCAGAGAGTCAGTCTCATGCCAGGAATGTGACATCATTACAGTCAGAGCTGGAACATGAGAAGTTGTCATACCAGGAAGCCATGCTCAACCTCTCCACTG AAGTAAGATTGGGTGAGGCCAGAGTCACTCAACTGGAGAAAGCCCTGGAGGCATGTCGATCCGAACTACAAGGTCATGTGAGCAAAATAGAGGCAGACTCTGCACATCACGAGGATGTAGTTAGAGCCTACAAAcaccag GTTAACCTGTTGCAATCAGAGTTGGCCAAAGCACATTCCAACTTGGAAGATGCTAATCAAGAAATTGAGTCTATTCAAACAGAACTCAGgaacagtgaagaaaggtgCAATGCATCTGAGCTTTCTCATAGGAAATGTGAAGCAGAAATGAAACTGTACAAGTCAGAGTTTGAAAAGTTGTCCTCTGGTGTGCAACAATTGCAGGCAAACAACTCTAAGGAGCTAGCAAACCTTAAACAGCAGCTAGCACAAAGCGAATCATTGCGTAACTCTCTGGTCCAGCAAGTATATTCGCTGCATCAGAATGCTAAAGAACTTACTTCCTGCAAAGAAGAACTTGCTGCCTTGCATAAGTCACACTGCAGTGAAGTGGGCCAGCTAAAGGGACAGCTATCAAGCACAAAGTTGGAATTGTCAAGTGTAAGTGAGAGTTGCAAATCAAAAGAAGAGGAATTGAACTTTGAGCTAAGACAATCAGAGGCAAAATGCAGTGAACTACAAAATACTCTTTCtgatctacaaggaaacttgtCTAAAAGATCACAGCAG GTTAATGATTTAGATGTGGCACTGCGTTCACACCAGGCGGACACTACGTCACGTCGTCTGCAACTAGAACGAGCTTTGACGCAGAGGCAAGCAGACTTGCGATCTCGTACACAGGAG GTGGATGATCTTAAACAGTCATTAACCTTAGCAAAAGAG ACAATCCAGTCTGCTACAGCTGAAAAAGAGATGATGCAATCTTCCTTCACCAAGCAGATGGAAAAGAAA TCATTGAAGATCAATGAATTATCAAACAGTTTACAAGGAAAAGAACAGCAGATCAAACAATTGGAAGCAATGATAGCAGACATGAAGAAAGAACTACATGAAGGAAAAGTGGAGCAGTTTCAAGCTGAAGAAACTCGTCAGGTGAAAGAGAAGCACCTGCAAGCAAGTAAAGAATTAGTTGAAAAGGAAGTGAACAAGGTGAAGAAACAGTTGGATAGTGTTCAAGAGCAGCACGTCAGTCAGATGCAGCGACTGCAGGAAAGCCATGCCCGGGCACTTGCGTCACGTGACCAACAGAGCTCAGCACATCGACTACAAGTCCAACAAATGCAAGAGAACGAATCACGCAGGATAGAGGAGCTATCGAGATGTAGAGCCCAG GTGACTAACTTGTCTGCTGAGTTAGCTGCAGAAAGATTGGTGTCTGAGGAAGCCAGGCAGCAAGTGACTCTCCTTGGAGCAGAGACAGCAAGACTACAAGCACAGGTCGCCAGTTTACAAAGAGCTGTTGGTACCAGCTTCACCAGTAAACAACAATCACCACACAGtagtatacatgtacatcaagAAACCATGAAACACAATATCAGTCATAAAGAAAACACTGTTGCTGGGTCTCCAAATTTATCTCACAAACTTTCTGGCACAGTTCCTTTCCCTTCTCATGTCTCTACCAGTGTTGCTCGTAGAACACCTTCACTGTCCAGTAGTGATACAGAGAGCATCTTAACATCTGAAGTTGAGTTTAAGGTACTCCCATCTCAGATAGCCACAACCAA AATGCCCAACCAATTTGATAACACTAGAAGGAAGAAAGGAGATGTGTTCGAAGTTTAA
- the LOC136265743 gene encoding coiled-coil domain-containing protein 18-like isoform X1, whose protein sequence is MYAEDTKSSIQTKPQSYGFTMYSPVRSPSSSPGKPLTMDDLSSDHHTSLRSSGEAKELADLQQKLFNMRTENSQLVSQNHRLLSELEDSSHQLLMANSKITSLHHHMTKGSTTAGQSTSWDQQQMISAVVERDAAASRVTQLEREIGSLKNELSQHQKSSSSTAKQVAGILDKERREWDMRQSEMVKQVADLQEECCRLREAHSLAEDRVLQSRAESYESLTSLTSSQPSHFLYSSGFHSFPSHSTPTQQPATSYKSHDLSLSAPTTGTAPVLRYTSVDHLLTSKGHVEPVRPFSHLRDLQEHLKESTLKSTRDALANDLERSKCQIKEFEGKVTMLDSQLKEKSTVMESYVKELSGLRNQVAKIKRNQERELNQLRDTHAKELQQVRISHSEEYEQMEAQVMQYKRSCDIKEALVSQLQTELQAVHSESQSHARNVTSLQSELEHEKLSYQEAMLNLSTEVRLGEARVTQLEKALEACRSELQGHVSKIEADSAHHEDVVRAYKHQVNLLQSELAKAHSNLEDANQEIESIQTELRNSEERCNASELSHRKCEAEMKLYKSEFEKLSSGVQQLQANNSKELANLKQQLAQSESLRNSLVQQVYSLHQNAKELTSCKEELAALHKSHCSEVGQLKGQLSSTKLELSSVSESCKSKEEELNFELRQSEAKCSELQNTLSDLQGNLSKRSQQVNDLDVALRSHQADTTSRRLQLERALTQRQADLRSRTQEVDDLKQSLTLAKETIQSATAEKEMMQSSFTKQMEKKSLKINELSNSLQGKEQQIKQLEAMIADMKKELHEGKVEQFQAEETRQVKEKHLQASKELVEKEVNKVKKQLDSVQEQHVSQMQRLQESHARALASRDQQSSAHRLQVQQMQENESRRIEELSRCRAQVTNLSAELAAERLVSEEARQQVTLLGAETARLQAQVASLQRAVGTSFTSKQQSPHSSIHVHQETMKHNISHKENTVAGSPNLSHKLSGTVPFPSHVSTSVARRTPSLSSSDTESILTSEVEFKVLPSQIATTKMPNQFDNTRRKKGDVFEV, encoded by the exons ATGTACGCGGAAGATACGAAGTCATCGATACAAACCAAACCCCAGAGCTATGGATTCACAATGTACAG TCCAGTACGATCTCCTAGCAGTTCTCCTGGTAAGCCACTGACGATGGATGATCTCTCGTCTGACCACCACACCTCACTGAGATCATCTGGTGAGGCCAAAGAG CTGGCTGACTTGCAACAGAAGCTATTTAACATGAGAACTGAGAATTCTCAGCTCGTGTCTCAGAATCATCGTCTGCTGTCTGAATTGGAGGACTCTTCACATCAACTGCTCATGGCCAACAGCAAG ATTACATCACTTCATCATCACATGACCAAGGGAAGCACAACAGCTGGGCAGAGTACTAGCTGGGACCAGCAACAGATGATCAG TGCTGTAGTGGAGAGGGACGCTGCTGCTAGTCGAGTGACACAGCTGGAGAGAGAAATTGGTAGCTTGAAGAATGAGCTGTCACAG CATCAGAAGTCATCAAGCAGCACAGCAAAACAGGTGGCTGGAATACTGGACAAGGAGAGGAGAGAGTGGGACATGAGACAGTCAGAGATGGTGAAGCAAGTTGCTGACCTGCAGGAAGAGTGTTG TCGGTTGAGGGAGGCACACAGCCTGGCAGAAGACAGGGTCCTTCAGAGTCGAGCAGAAAGTTACGAG AGTCTTACCAGTCTCACCTCTTCACAGCCATCCCACTTCCTCTACTCATCTGGTTTCCACAGTTTCCCATCTCACTCGACACCCACACAGCAGCCAGCGACATCATACAAGTCACATGACCTCTCATTGTCTGCCCCTACTACTGGAACAGCACCTGTTTTAAGATACACCTCTGTGGATCATTTGTTGACGAGTAAAGGACATGTTGAGCCAGTCAGGCCCTTCAGTCATCTTCGTGATCTTCAGGAGCACTTAAAGGAGTCCACGCTAAAGAGCACTCGAGATGCATTAGCCAATGATTTGGAGAGGTCAAAGTGCCAGATAAAAGAgtttgaaggaaaa GTTACCATGCTGGATTCACAGCTCAAGGAGAAGTCTACAGTGATGGAAAGTTATGTCAAAGAGTTGTCAGGGCTAAGGAACCAGGTAGCTAAGATCAAGAGAAATCAGGAGAGGGAGTTAAATCAGTTAAGAGATACTCACGCAAAAGAGTTGCAACAG GTGAGGATCAGTCACAGTGAAGAGTATGAGCAGATGGAGGCTCAGGTGATGCAGTACAAGAGATCATGTGATATCAAGGAGGCTCTAGTGTCACAGCTACAAACTGAATTACAAG CCGTACACTCAGAGAGTCAGTCTCATGCCAGGAATGTGACATCATTACAGTCAGAGCTGGAACATGAGAAGTTGTCATACCAGGAAGCCATGCTCAACCTCTCCACTG AAGTAAGATTGGGTGAGGCCAGAGTCACTCAACTGGAGAAAGCCCTGGAGGCATGTCGATCCGAACTACAAGGTCATGTGAGCAAAATAGAGGCAGACTCTGCACATCACGAGGATGTAGTTAGAGCCTACAAAcaccag GTTAACCTGTTGCAATCAGAGTTGGCCAAAGCACATTCCAACTTGGAAGATGCTAATCAAGAAATTGAGTCTATTCAAACAGAACTCAGgaacagtgaagaaaggtgCAATGCATCTGAGCTTTCTCATAGGAAATGTGAAGCAGAAATGAAACTGTACAAGTCAGAGTTTGAAAAGTTGTCCTCTGGTGTGCAACAATTGCAGGCAAACAACTCTAAGGAGCTAGCAAACCTTAAACAGCAGCTAGCACAAAGCGAATCATTGCGTAACTCTCTGGTCCAGCAAGTATATTCGCTGCATCAGAATGCTAAAGAACTTACTTCCTGCAAAGAAGAACTTGCTGCCTTGCATAAGTCACACTGCAGTGAAGTGGGCCAGCTAAAGGGACAGCTATCAAGCACAAAGTTGGAATTGTCAAGTGTAAGTGAGAGTTGCAAATCAAAAGAAGAGGAATTGAACTTTGAGCTAAGACAATCAGAGGCAAAATGCAGTGAACTACAAAATACTCTTTCtgatctacaaggaaacttgtCTAAAAGATCACAGCAG GTTAATGATTTAGATGTGGCACTGCGTTCACACCAGGCGGACACTACGTCACGTCGTCTGCAACTAGAACGAGCTTTGACGCAGAGGCAAGCAGACTTGCGATCTCGTACACAGGAG GTGGATGATCTTAAACAGTCATTAACCTTAGCAAAAGAG ACAATCCAGTCTGCTACAGCTGAAAAAGAGATGATGCAATCTTCCTTCACCAAGCAGATGGAAAAGAAA TCATTGAAGATCAATGAATTATCAAACAGTTTACAAGGAAAAGAACAGCAGATCAAACAATTGGAAGCAATGATAGCAGACATGAAGAAAGAACTACATGAAGGAAAAGTGGAGCAGTTTCAAGCTGAAGAAACTCGTCAGGTGAAAGAGAAGCACCTGCAAGCAAGTAAAGAATTAGTTGAAAAGGAAGTGAACAAGGTGAAGAAACAGTTGGATAGTGTTCAAGAGCAGCACGTCAGTCAGATGCAGCGACTGCAGGAAAGCCATGCCCGGGCACTTGCGTCACGTGACCAACAGAGCTCAGCACATCGACTACAAGTCCAACAAATGCAAGAGAACGAATCACGCAGGATAGAGGAGCTATCGAGATGTAGAGCCCAG GTGACTAACTTGTCTGCTGAGTTAGCTGCAGAAAGATTGGTGTCTGAGGAAGCCAGGCAGCAAGTGACTCTCCTTGGAGCAGAGACAGCAAGACTACAAGCACAGGTCGCCAGTTTACAAAGAGCTGTTGGTACCAGCTTCACCAGTAAACAACAATCACCACACAGtagtatacatgtacatcaagAAACCATGAAACACAATATCAGTCATAAAGAAAACACTGTTGCTGGGTCTCCAAATTTATCTCACAAACTTTCTGGCACAGTTCCTTTCCCTTCTCATGTCTCTACCAGTGTTGCTCGTAGAACACCTTCACTGTCCAGTAGTGATACAGAGAGCATCTTAACATCTGAAGTTGAGTTTAAGGTACTCCCATCTCAGATAGCCACAACCAA AATGCCCAACCAATTTGATAACACTAGAAGGAAGAAAGGAGATGTGTTCGAAGTTTAA
- the LOC136267643 gene encoding tenascin-like, giving the protein MKCKCGGHFTSADVYCDMDTGGGGWIVIQRNVKDGVNMFNRPWKDYEEGFGDFKSSKFWYGLKSLHCFTQTSQWELRIDFQFEDHTWSHLHYNTFSVGPESKEYPLTIRGFTEGLQPSEPSNFALIQKRKQGSTWSLASWNICSLLDTEGSVETAIEKAGADINHMSTQLVGYIVSSEFTLTDQLYSIVDMKSQLVILLILVSSLLATNADQQCDNLLQQCNQFKTKCSPDMITIRSCCHLANLPRSKAPSGVYQIISNCSCGSPFTAAIDVYCDMDTSDGGWMVIQKNIKDGVRNSFNKTWKDYEEGFGDLKSSKFWYGLKALHCFTQTGQWELRIDFQFPNKIWSHLHYNTFSVGPDSKEYPLTIGGFTGTTSDPIRGGYPLNGRRFSTFDNDNELFGSNCASSHGGWWHNGMNGCALIYPNQQPIWLYLNYKHHFPLSIEMKMRPRDCIIQ; this is encoded by the exons ATGAAATGTAAGTGTGGAGGACATTTTACTAGTGCTGATGTCTACTGTGACATGGACACCGGTGGTGGAGGATGGATTGTCATACAGAGAAATGTTAAAGATGGAGTGAACATGTTTAATAGGCCATGGAAAGATTATGAAGAAGGATTTGGAGATTTTAAAAGCAGCAAATTCTGGTATGGGCTTAAGTCATTGCACTGTTTCACACAGACAAGTCAGTGGGAGTTGAGGATTGACTTTCAATTTGAGGACCACACCTGGTCTCATCTCCACTACAACACTTTCAGTGTAGGACCAGAGAGTAAAGAATATCCTTTAACCATCAGAGGATTTACCG AGGGCTTGCAACCTTCTGAACCATCTAACTTTGCACTTATACAGAAGCGAAAACAAGGTTCAACATGGTCTCTAGCATCTTGGAACATTTGTTCATTACTGGACACTGAAGGTTCTGTGGAGACAGCTATAGAGAAG gctggtgcagATATTAACCACATGTCAACACAGCTAGTGGGATATATAGTCAGTAGTGAG TTCACATTAACTGATCaactatacagtatagtagatATGAAGAGTCAACTAGTCATACTGCTCATACTAGTCAGCTCACTACTGGCTACTAATGCTGATCAACAATGTGATAACCTCCTCCAGCAGTGTAACCAGTTCAAGACCAAATGTAGTCCAGACATGATAACCATTAGAAGTTGCTGTCATCTTGCTAATCTGCCACGTAGTAAAGCTCCTTCTGGTGTCTATCAGATAATATCAAATTGTAGTTGTGGATCACCCTTCACTGCAGCTATTGATGTCTACTGTGACATGGACACCAGTGATGGAGGATGGATGGTCATACAGAAAAATATTAAAGATGGAGTCCGCAATAGTTTTAACAAAACGTGGAAAGATTATGAAGAAGGATTTGGAGATCTTAAAAGCAGCAAATTCTGGTATGGTCTTAAGGCATTGCACTGTTTTACACAAACAGGTCAGTGGGAGTTGAGGATTGACTTTCAATTCCCTAATAAAATCTGGTCTCATCTCCACTACAACACTTTCAGTGTAGGACCAGATAGTAAAGAATATCCTCTAACCATCGGAGGATTTACTGGAACCACTTCTGATCCTATTAGGGGGGGCTACCCACTAAACGGGAGAAGATTTTCAACctttgataatgataatgaacTATTTGGTAGTAACTGTGCATCTAGTCATGGTGGATGGTGGCACAATGGAATGAATGGATGCGCCCTCATCTACCCAAATCAGCAACCAATATGGCTGTATCTAAATTACAAGCACCACTTCCCTCTCTCAATAGAGATGAAAATGCGTCCTCGTGATTGCATCATTCAGTGA